TATTGATTGTGTTATTATAACTCATTTGTaagtttaaattttattattaaaaattaaaataaaaaaaaagatactaATAGATACAttcatataaaataatagtcATTTAGATCATTGTGGAGCATTACCATTTTTTACAGAAATGTGTGGATATGATGGACCAATTTATATGACATTACCAACCAAAGCGATTTGTCCAATTTTATTAGAAGATTATAGAAAGATTACAGTTGAAAAGAAAGGTGAAACCAACTTTTTCACAGCACAGATGATTAAAGATTGTATGAAAAAGGTGATACCTGTGAATTTGCATCAGACAATTAAAGTGGATGAAGAGCTATCGATTAAGGCATACTACGCCGGACATGTGTTGGGCGCAGCGATGTTTTATGCAAAAGTTGGTGACGAAAGTGTAGTTTACACAGGTGATTACAATATGACACCAGATAGACATTTAGGAAGTGCTTGGATCGATCAAGTTAAACCAGACGTTTTAATCACTGAAACTACCTATGCAACCACTATAAGAGACTCAAAACGTGGTAGAGAAAGAGATTTTCTTAAACGTATTCACGAATGTGTGGAAAAGGGTGGCAAGGTATTGATACCGGTGTTTGCCTTGGGCAGGGTCCAAGAACTTTGCATCCTAATTGACTCGTATTGGGAACAAATGAATCTTGGTCATATTCCAATCTATTTCTCTGCTGGTTTAGCAGAGAAAGCAAATCTATATTATAAACTATTCATCAATTGGACCAATCAAAAGATCAAACAAACCTTTGTTAAAAGGAATATGTTTGATTTCAAACATATCAAACCATTTCAATCCCATCTAGTGGACGCGCCAGGTGCAATGGTACTCTTTGCAACACCTGGTATGTTACATGCCGGTGCATCTTTAGAAGTATTCAAAAAATGGGCACCCAATGAATTAAACATGACAATTATACCAGGCTATTGTGTAGTTGGTACCGTTGGTAATAAACTATTAACTACAGGTTCAGATCAACAGCAACAAAGCAAACCTCAATCACAAATggttgaaattgataaaaaaaccACAATCGAAGTAAAATGTAAAATTCACAATCTCTCCTTCTCTGCACATGCAGATGCAAAAGGTATTctacaattaattaaaatgtcAAATCCAAGAAATGTAATACTAGTACATggtgaaaaagaaaaaatggGTTTTTTATCtcaaaaaatcattaaagaaATGGGTGTAAATTGTTACTATCCTGCAAATGGTGtaacaattataattgatacaatgaaatcaattccaattgatatttctttaaatttattaaaacgtcaaattttagattattcttatcaatataataataataatttaaataattttaataattttaataacctTAATAaccttaataataataataataataataataataatagtttaaaattaattgatattaaaaataatacatcaacattatttataaataataataataacaataaaaagaaacaacaaagtgttgttgttgttgaagaaagtgaagaaaatcaagataataatttaattgaagaagAATCATTTATaagttcaaataatttattaaagaaagctagattaccaatttcaacaattCCAATTCAAGGATTAATGGTTTCAAAACAAgatcaatcatcatcatcttcaaattctaatcaattaaaattacttgGTATGAATGAAGTTTCAAAAGAGttatcaattaaagagaTTGAAATGCAATAtagtttaaatttaaattttaataataatactagtgatgataataataataataataataataataataataataataataataataataataataataataataataataataataataataataataataataataataataataataatgataatatttcattaaatttcgAATTTTTAACAAATGAATTACAAAGATTATTGCCAATTGGTATAAATATTGAAAGATTGGAAGATTCTTTCTTTAaaccaatttctttaaaaattaaatcagtTTCAATTCAACATATTTCAAATATGAATATAGTTGTAAAATGGTTACATAAGGATGAAAATTTAGCAACTCATatcatttcaattttaaaatctataaactgaaattgaaatttataataaaaaactttttttttttttttttgttttctcaatttaaattaacCCATAACAAAATCACAATcggttttttcaatttttgcgcttaaaattcaaatattggtgcactttttttttttttttttttttttttcatttacactcgttttattatattacaCACAAAttcataaaataataaaaaaaaaaaaaaaataaaaataataaaaatgacaaccccaattttaaattcttcagtACCTGGtaatatacaaaaaaaatcattagaaGGGACACATATTGCAATTAGTGGTTTAGTAAGTAatgtacaaaaaaaaataaaaaataaaaaataaaaaattattactattattaacttttttatttttaaaatttagatTGGTGCAGGTAAAACTACATTAGCTGTAGCATTGggaaaagttttaaatttaccaacATATGTatgttaaaataataatagaaaaaaaaaataaataaaaaaaaaaaagttgtaaatgtatattaactttttttttttttatttttttttttagtttgaaGAAGTTATTGacaatttatatttacaagATTTTTATAAAGATCCTAAAAAATATGGTTTTCAActtcaaatatatttattaaattcaagaTTTCAACAAgtaagtaataaaaaaaataaaaaataaaaaaaaacaaaataaaaaaaaaacacacactcatatttatttttttattttttattttttattttttttaaaaaaatagcaacaacaaattatttGGCAAGCTAGAGGTGGTGTGCAAGATAGAACCATTTATGAGGATTCAGTGTTTGCAAAGATGTTAAATGAGAGTGGACTTTTGGATGACAGAGATTATAATACctattgtaaattatttcaaaatttaagtAACTTTATGAGAAGACCAGATTTAATTATACATTTAGATGTTTCACCTGAAAAAAGTTtagaaagaattaaattaagAAATAGAGATTGTGAAAAGGATGTTTCACTAGAGTACCttcaaaatttatataacGCATATCACGAGTTCTTGCAAGACATCTCTCGTTACATTCCAGTAATTCGTATCAATTGGAGTGAATTTGTTGACCCTGAACAATTGGCTCAAATGATTAAAGCTGAATATGAATCAATGAGATTTATGAATCAAATTAATCCTCCAACTTTTGGTAATGGTCCAACcactaataaaattatatcaaCTCCAaaagatttataaaaaaaataaaaaaaaaaaaaaaaaaaaaaaaaaattattataatattaaataatatatattaaattaaatttaattattttaattaattaatttatttttataataataatgataataataatagtaataaaataaaaataaaaaaaatgaaatttactAAATTTTGTAGTTTTTGGATTTTATTATAACACACACactaaatattattttattttttatttttatttattttttttatttttgttttattttttttttatttttgttttatttttttttatttttgtgttattttttattttttattttttatttttttatttttttttacttttgtttttcaaagTTATAaccagtttttttttttttttgtcgtttcatttaatttattttttcatttaaaatttaattaaaatttttttttttttttttttttttttttttttttttttttttttttttttttttttttattataaatataaccAACACCTCGcacataaataaaaaaactaaaaaaacttaaaaactaaaaaactaaaaaactaaaaaactaaaaaaaaaaaaactaaaaaaaaacttaaaaaaataagacaAGGAAACATTAAACATTAAACATTAAacataaagaaaaagatatatATAGAGAGAtagataatattataaatcaaattattggtctaaatgaaatttagtatgattaataatgaatcGTCAAGATATGAAATCCTACCAATTTCACCACCCTTAGAAGATAAAAAAGAGGAGGAACATGAGGAAGAACATGAGGAAGAACATGAGGAAGAACAAGAGGAGGGACAAAATGAAACTCctccaataaataataatactaatcaAGATATCTttcataatattattaataataataatagtttagaTGAAACACTTTCAAGCCaaccatttgaaaataataataataataattttattgaaaaaaaagaaggaaataataaaataaatactaaaattttagattataataattttaatgatattgatattgatgacgaaaaagataaaataattcctccaccaccacctccaaTAGATTCACTTTCAAATTTAAGCTCTTCTAATTCCTCAATTACTACCAGtagttcaacaacaacagcaaccgCTACCACAATACCAAATGATAGTGATATTAATGAAGAATGTAATAATAacgataataacaataataataacgatgataataataacgataataataataattctgaagatattaaaattatagatGGAGATTGTAATGATCAATTTCAATCTACAGAAAGGTATGCagatgatttaaatgattttgtaaaaatatcACCTTATATTGAAacaaaagaagaagatgaagaacaAACACAAGAGAATAATACTCTTTTAAATCTAGACGGTACTGctacaacaataacaacaactactactactacaacttCTAAATCAACTgtaacaaatttattttcaaaagcTGCAAATACATTtacatcaattaataattttataaaatattcaattatttctGAAGAAACGTAcgtgtattattattattatttttatttttcattttaatttataaaaaaaataatcattttattaattttttttatttatttttgactATAGTGAAGAAGCATTAGGACatataaattcattattaaatcaattatttaaaaatgtaccATATAgtaaattacaaattatGTTAGGATTATCATTATTGGATAGttattattcaaattcaCATATAACAACAGGATCATTTGTTTGTGATAAAGAGTTTATAGATAGAGCGGCCTATTATATGAAATTTGCAAGTGCAACATTTGGTTGGAAATATATCTATGGTTATTTGTATAGTAAGAAGGTTAAGGGATTCGTACAGGGTGTTGCGCAAGGTGATGCATTGAATGATATAGTTCTATGTGAATACACTGGTATAGCGAAAGAGGATATCATCCTAACCAAATGGGTATCGACTAATTTCGATCCTGGTCATTATCTATGCTTTGATCATAAGAATAAATCTGTGATCTTTTCAATTCGTGGCACATTTGGTGCACGCGACATCTTGACTGATTTAGTCGCCAATCAAACCAGTTTCCTCGATGGGAAAGCGCATACTGGTATGTTGAGATGCGCCCAAAAGAAGTTTGACGATGTTGTGCCCATAATATTGGAAAGTTTGCAAAAGTATGATAAATACTCTTTGATTGTGGTAGGTCATAGTTTGGGTGCGGGTGTGGCGTCATTATTTACAATACTATTCAAAAACACGTTCCCTGATATCCCAATTCATTGTTACTCATTCGCAACACCCTGTGTTACATCATCGGAATTGGCTCTATCAATAGAGTATCGTCCATTGATAGACACATTCGTATTCAATGATGATATTGTACCAAGATTATGTTATGCCTCATTGGaacatttaaaaactttGGTTTGCTCAATTTTGGAACAAAACGATAGTGTATTCAATCTAATATTTCAAACTATTTCCGCTGGTAATCAATTGGGTGAAggattaacaaataaaatggaCAGTTTTCTAAAGTATAAACGTGatattaaattgaaatatGAGGAATTGAAATTAACTGGTGACTCAATGTTACCACCTGGTAAAGTGTATAGAATCTATAAACCCGATAATGTAAACTACGTAATGGAAGAATCAAATCCTTCCTTCtttaaagaaatcatcaTTTCAAATACTCTAATCTCTGATCATATGCCCGATAAATATGAATTGGCCTTTAAATATTGTATTGATAACTTAAACTCAATCAATCCT
This region of Dictyostelium discoideum AX4 chromosome 3 chromosome, whole genome shotgun sequence genomic DNA includes:
- the dak gene encoding deoxyadenosine kinase; the encoded protein is MTTPILNSSVPGNIQKKSLEGTHIAISGLIGAGKTTLAVALGKVLNLPTYFEEVIDNLYLQDFYKDPKKYGFQLQIYLLNSRFQQQQQIIWQARGGVQDRTIYEDSVFAKMLNESGLLDDRDYNTYCKLFQNLSNFMRRPDLIIHLDVSPEKSLERIKLRNRDCEKDVSLEYLQNLYNAYHEFLQDISRYIPVIRINWSEFVDPEQLAQMIKAEYESMRFMNQINPPTFGNGPTTNKIISTPKDL
- the ints11 gene encoding RNA-metabolising metallo-beta-lactamase domain-containing protein; the encoded protein is MTIKVVPLGAGQDVGRSCVIVTIGNKNIMFDCGMHMGMNDARRFPDFSYISKNGQFTKVIDCVIITHFHLDHCGALPFFTEMCGYDGPIYMTLPTKAICPILLEDYRKITVEKKGETNFFTAQMIKDCMKKVIPVNLHQTIKVDEELSIKAYYAGHVLGAAMFYAKVGDESVVYTGDYNMTPDRHLGSAWIDQVKPDVLITETTYATTIRDSKRGRERDFLKRIHECVEKGGKVLIPVFALGRVQELCILIDSYWEQMNLGHIPIYFSAGLAEKANLYYKLFINWTNQKIKQTFVKRNMFDFKHIKPFQSHLVDAPGAMVLFATPGMLHAGASLEVFKKWAPNELNMTIIPGYCVVGTVGNKLLTTGSDQQQQSKPQSQMVEIDKKTTIEVKCKIHNLSFSAHADAKGILQLIKMSNPRNVILVHGEKEKMGFLSQKIIKEMGVNCYYPANGVTIIIDTMKSIPIDISLNLLKRQILDYSYQYNNNNLNNFNNFNNLNNLNNNNNNNNNNSLKLIDIKNNTSTLFINNNNNNKKKQQSVVVVEESEENQDNNLIEEESFISSNNLLKKARLPISTIPIQGLMVSKQDQSSSSSNSNQLKLLGMNEVSKELSIKEIEMQYSLNLNFNNNTSDDNNNNNNNNNNNNNNNNNNNNNNNNNNNNNNNNNNNNNDNISLNFEFLTNELQRLLPIGINIERLEDSFFKPISLKIKSVSIQHISNMNIVVKWLHKDENLATHIISILKSIN